The proteins below come from a single Balaenoptera musculus isolate JJ_BM4_2016_0621 chromosome 1, mBalMus1.pri.v3, whole genome shotgun sequence genomic window:
- the ARHGEF2 gene encoding rho guanine nucleotide exchange factor 2 isoform X1, producing MLSKSVSMSGINYFLGCSDPAGNLSQSSAADLSQSCSQLEGGSGTWAGSSLRRTLSFILGMTGKAKTREKEKMKEAKDARYTNGHLFTTISVSGMTMCYACNKSITAKEALICPTCNVTIHNRCKDTLANCTKVKQKQQKAALLKNNTALQSVSLRSKTTTRERPSSAIYPSDSFRQSLLGSRRGRSSLSLAKSVSTTNIAGHFNDESPLGLRRILSQSTDSLNMRNRTLSVESLIDEGAEVIYNELMSDFEMDEKDFAADSWSLAVDSNFLQQHKKEVMKQQDVIYELIQTELHHVRTLKIMTRLFRTGMLEELQLEPGVVQGLFPCVDELSDIHTRFLSQMLERRRQALCPGSTRNFVIHRLGDLLISQFSGPSAEQMRKTYSEFCSRHTKALKLYKELYARDKRFQQFIRKVTRSAVLKRHGVQECILLVTQRITKYPVLINRILQHSHGIEEERQDLTTALGLVKELLSNVDQDVHELEKGARLQEIYNRMDPRAQTPVPGKGPFGREELLRRKLIHDGCLLWKTATGRFKDVLMLLMTDVLVFLQEKDQKYIFPTLDKPSVVSLQNLIVRDIANQEKGMFLISAAPPEMYEVHTASRDDRSTWIRVIQQSVRVCPSREDFPLIETEDEAYLRRIKMELQQKDRALVELLQEKVGLFAEMTHFQVEEDGGSGMPLPTLPRGLFRSESLESPRGERLLQDAIREVEGLKDLLVGPGVELLLTPREPALSVEPDSGGNTSPGVTANGEARTFNGSIELCRADSDSSQKDRNGNQLRSPQEEALQRLVNLYGLLHGLQAAVAQQDTLMEARFPEGPERREKLTRANSRDGEAGRAGAAPVAPEKQATELALLQRQHTLLQEELRRCRRLGEERATEAGSLEARLRESEQARALLEREAEEARRQLAALGHTEPLPAEAPWARRPLDPRRRSLPAGDALYLSFTPPQPSRGHDRLDLPVTIRSVHRPFEDRERQELGSPDERLQDSSDPDTGSEEEGSSRLSPPHSPRDFTRMQDIPEETESRDGEPVASES from the exons cTGCAGCCAACTGGAAGGGGGCTCAGGCACCTGGGCAGGCTCCTCCCTGCGACGGACCCTCAGCTTCATCTTGGGCATGACCGGAAAGGCCAAG ACccgggaaaaagagaaaatgaaggaagccAAGGACGCCCGCTATACCAACGGGCACCTCTTCACCACCATCTCCGTTTCGGGCATGACCATGTGCTATGCCTGTAACAAGAGCATCACAGCCAAGGAGGCCCTCATCTGCCCAA CCTGCAATGTGACTATCCACAACCGCTGTAAAGACACCCTCGCCAACTGTACCAAGGTCAAGCAGAAG CAACAGAAAGCTGCCCTGCTGAAGAACAACACTGCCTTGCAGTCTGTTTCACTTCGCAGTAAGA CCACCACTCGGGAGcggcccagctctgccatctaCCCCTCCGACAGCTTCCGACAGTCCCTGCTTGGCTCCCGCCGTGGCCGCTCCTCCTTGTCTTTAGCCAAAAGTGTTTCCACCACCAACATTGCTGG ACACTTCAACGATGAGTCTCCCCTGGGGCTGCGCCGGATCCTCTCACAGTCCACAGACTCCCTCAACATGCGGAACCGGACCCTGTCAGTGGAGTCCCTCATTGACGAAG GTGCGGAGGTGATCTACAATGAGCTGATGAGTGACTTTGAGATGGATGAGAAGGACTTTGCAGCTGATTCCTGGAGCCTTGCTGTGGATAGCAACTTCTTGCAGCAGCATAAAAAGGAGGTGATGAAGCAGCAGGATGTCATTTATG AGCTGATCCAGACAGAGCTACACCATGTGCGGACCCTGAAGATCATGACCCGCCTCTTCCGCACGGGGATGCTGGAAGAGCTACAGCTGGAGCCGGGAGTGGTCCAGGGCCTGTTCCCCTGCGTGGACGAACTCAGTGACATCCATACACGCTTCCTCAGCCAGATGTTAGAACGCCGACGCCAGGCCCTGTGCCCTGGCAGCACCCGGAACTTCGTCATCCATCGCTTGGGTGACCTGCTCATCAGCCAG TTCTCAGGTCCCAGCGCAGAGCAGATGCGGAAGACCTACTCGGAGTTCTGTAGCCGCCACACCAAGGCCTTAAAGCTCTACAAGGAGCTATATGCCCGAGACAAACGCTTTCAGCAGTTCATCCGG AAAGTGACCCGCTCGGCCGTGCTGAAGCGGCATGGTGTACAGGAGTGCATCCTACTGGTGACTCAGCGCATCACCAAGTACCCGGTGCTCATCAACCGGATCCTGCAGCATTCCCACG GGATCGAGGAGGAGCGCCAGGACCTGACGACGGCACTGGGGCTGGTGAAGGAGCTGCTGTCCAACGTAGACCAGGATGTGCACGAGCTGGAGAAAGGGGCCCGCCTGCAGGAGATCTACAACCGTATGGACCCTCGGGCCCAGACCCCGGTGCCTGGCAAGGGCCCTTTTGGCCGAGAGGAGCTTCTGCGGCGCAAGCTCATCCACGATGGTTGCCTGCTCTGGAAGACAGCTACTGGGCGCTTCAAAG ATGTGCTCATGCTGCTGATGACAGATGTGCTGGTATTCCTCCAGGAGAAGGACCAGAAGTACATCTTTCCTACCCTG GACAAGCCCTCGGTGGTGTCACTGCAGAATCTAATCGTGCGGGACATCGCCAACCAGGAGAAAGGGATGTTTCTGATCAGCGCAGCACCCCCTGAGATGTATGAGGTCCACACGGCATCCCGGGATGACCGGAGCACCTGGATCCGCGTCATTCAGCAGAGCGTgcgagt ATGCCCATCCAGGGAGGACTTCCCCCTGATTGAGACAGAGGATGAGGCTTACCTGCGGCGTATCAAGA TGGAGCTGCAGCAGAAAGACCGGGCACTGGTGGAGCTGCTGCAGGAGAAGGTTGGGCTGTTTGCCGAGATGACCCACTTCCAGGTGGAAGAGGATGGCGGCAGCGGGatgcccctgcccaccctgcccaggGGGCTTTTCCGCTCTGAGTCCCTCGAGTCCCCTCGTGGCGAGCGGCTGCTGCAGGATGCCATCCGTGAGG TGGAGGGCCTGAAAGACCTGCTGGTGGGGCCTGGAGTGGAGCTGCTCTTGACACCCCGGGAACCAGCCCTGTCTGTGGAACCGGACAGCGGTGGTAACACGAGTCCTGGAGTCACTGCCA ATGGTGAGGCCAGAACCTTCAATGGCTCCATTGAGCTCTGCAGAGCTGACTCAGACTCCAGCCAGAAG GATCGAAATGGAAATCAGCTGAGATCTCCCCAGGAG GAAGCGTTGCAGCGATTGGTCAATCTCTATGGACTTCTACATGGCCTACAG GCGGCTGTGGCCCAGCAGGACACTTTGATGGAAGCCCGGTTCCCTGAGGGCCCCGAGCGGCGGGAGAAGCTGACCCGAGCCAACTCCCGGGATGGGGAGGCTGGCAGAGCCGGGGCTGCCCCTGTGGCTCCTGAAAAGCAGGCTACGGAACTGGCATTGCTGCAGCGGCAACACACGCTGCTGCAAGAGGAGCTACGGCGCTGCCGACGCCTCGGCGAAGAGCGGGCGACGGAGGCTGGCAGCCTGGAAGCCCGGCTCCGAGAGAGCGAGCAGGCCCGCGCCCTGCTGGAGCGGGAGGCCGAAGAGGCTCGCAGGCAGCTGGCCGCCTTGGGCCACACGGAACCACTCCCAGCTGAGGCCCCCTGGGCCCGGCGGCCTCTGGATCCGAGGCGGCGTAGCCTCCCTGCAGGCGATGCCCTGTACTTAAGTTTCACCCCCCCACAG CCCAGCCGAGGCCATGACCGCCTGGATTTGCCTGTGACTATTCGCTCTGTCCATCGACCCTTTGAGGATCGAGAGAGGCAGGAGCTGGGCAGCCCTGATGAGCGGCTGCAAGATAGCAGTGACCCCGACACCGGCAGTGAGGAGGAAGGTAGCAGCCGTCTGTCTCCACCCCATAGTCCACGAG ACTTCACCCGAATGCAGGACATCCCAGAAGAGACTGAGAGCCGCGACGGGGAGCCTGTAGCTTCAGAGAGCTAA
- the ARHGEF2 gene encoding rho guanine nucleotide exchange factor 2 isoform X4, translating into MTGKAKTREKEKMKEAKDARYTNGHLFTTISVSGMTMCYACNKSITAKEALICPTCNVTIHNRCKDTLANCTKVKQKQQKAALLKNNTALQSVSLRSKTTTRERPSSAIYPSDSFRQSLLGSRRGRSSLSLAKSVSTTNIAGHFNDESPLGLRRILSQSTDSLNMRNRTLSVESLIDEGAEVIYNELMSDFEMDEKDFAADSWSLAVDSNFLQQHKKEVMKQQDVIYELIQTELHHVRTLKIMTRLFRTGMLEELQLEPGVVQGLFPCVDELSDIHTRFLSQMLERRRQALCPGSTRNFVIHRLGDLLISQFSGPSAEQMRKTYSEFCSRHTKALKLYKELYARDKRFQQFIRKVTRSAVLKRHGVQECILLVTQRITKYPVLINRILQHSHGIEEERQDLTTALGLVKELLSNVDQDVHELEKGARLQEIYNRMDPRAQTPVPGKGPFGREELLRRKLIHDGCLLWKTATGRFKDVLMLLMTDVLVFLQEKDQKYIFPTLDKPSVVSLQNLIVRDIANQEKGMFLISAAPPEMYEVHTASRDDRSTWIRVIQQSVRVCPSREDFPLIETEDEAYLRRIKMELQQKDRALVELLQEKVGLFAEMTHFQVEEDGGSGMPLPTLPRGLFRSESLESPRGERLLQDAIREVEGLKDLLVGPGVELLLTPREPALSVEPDSGGNTSPGVTANGEARTFNGSIELCRADSDSSQKDRNGNQLRSPQEEALQRLVNLYGLLHGLQAAVAQQDTLMEARFPEGPERREKLTRANSRDGEAGRAGAAPVAPEKQATELALLQRQHTLLQEELRRCRRLGEERATEAGSLEARLRESEQARALLEREAEEARRQLAALGHTEPLPAEAPWARRPLDPRRRSLPAGDALYLSFTPPQPSRGHDRLDLPVTIRSVHRPFEDRERQELGSPDERLQDSSDPDTGSEEEGSSRLSPPHSPRDFTRMQDIPEETESRDGEPVASES; encoded by the exons ATGACCGGAAAGGCCAAG ACccgggaaaaagagaaaatgaaggaagccAAGGACGCCCGCTATACCAACGGGCACCTCTTCACCACCATCTCCGTTTCGGGCATGACCATGTGCTATGCCTGTAACAAGAGCATCACAGCCAAGGAGGCCCTCATCTGCCCAA CCTGCAATGTGACTATCCACAACCGCTGTAAAGACACCCTCGCCAACTGTACCAAGGTCAAGCAGAAG CAACAGAAAGCTGCCCTGCTGAAGAACAACACTGCCTTGCAGTCTGTTTCACTTCGCAGTAAGA CCACCACTCGGGAGcggcccagctctgccatctaCCCCTCCGACAGCTTCCGACAGTCCCTGCTTGGCTCCCGCCGTGGCCGCTCCTCCTTGTCTTTAGCCAAAAGTGTTTCCACCACCAACATTGCTGG ACACTTCAACGATGAGTCTCCCCTGGGGCTGCGCCGGATCCTCTCACAGTCCACAGACTCCCTCAACATGCGGAACCGGACCCTGTCAGTGGAGTCCCTCATTGACGAAG GTGCGGAGGTGATCTACAATGAGCTGATGAGTGACTTTGAGATGGATGAGAAGGACTTTGCAGCTGATTCCTGGAGCCTTGCTGTGGATAGCAACTTCTTGCAGCAGCATAAAAAGGAGGTGATGAAGCAGCAGGATGTCATTTATG AGCTGATCCAGACAGAGCTACACCATGTGCGGACCCTGAAGATCATGACCCGCCTCTTCCGCACGGGGATGCTGGAAGAGCTACAGCTGGAGCCGGGAGTGGTCCAGGGCCTGTTCCCCTGCGTGGACGAACTCAGTGACATCCATACACGCTTCCTCAGCCAGATGTTAGAACGCCGACGCCAGGCCCTGTGCCCTGGCAGCACCCGGAACTTCGTCATCCATCGCTTGGGTGACCTGCTCATCAGCCAG TTCTCAGGTCCCAGCGCAGAGCAGATGCGGAAGACCTACTCGGAGTTCTGTAGCCGCCACACCAAGGCCTTAAAGCTCTACAAGGAGCTATATGCCCGAGACAAACGCTTTCAGCAGTTCATCCGG AAAGTGACCCGCTCGGCCGTGCTGAAGCGGCATGGTGTACAGGAGTGCATCCTACTGGTGACTCAGCGCATCACCAAGTACCCGGTGCTCATCAACCGGATCCTGCAGCATTCCCACG GGATCGAGGAGGAGCGCCAGGACCTGACGACGGCACTGGGGCTGGTGAAGGAGCTGCTGTCCAACGTAGACCAGGATGTGCACGAGCTGGAGAAAGGGGCCCGCCTGCAGGAGATCTACAACCGTATGGACCCTCGGGCCCAGACCCCGGTGCCTGGCAAGGGCCCTTTTGGCCGAGAGGAGCTTCTGCGGCGCAAGCTCATCCACGATGGTTGCCTGCTCTGGAAGACAGCTACTGGGCGCTTCAAAG ATGTGCTCATGCTGCTGATGACAGATGTGCTGGTATTCCTCCAGGAGAAGGACCAGAAGTACATCTTTCCTACCCTG GACAAGCCCTCGGTGGTGTCACTGCAGAATCTAATCGTGCGGGACATCGCCAACCAGGAGAAAGGGATGTTTCTGATCAGCGCAGCACCCCCTGAGATGTATGAGGTCCACACGGCATCCCGGGATGACCGGAGCACCTGGATCCGCGTCATTCAGCAGAGCGTgcgagt ATGCCCATCCAGGGAGGACTTCCCCCTGATTGAGACAGAGGATGAGGCTTACCTGCGGCGTATCAAGA TGGAGCTGCAGCAGAAAGACCGGGCACTGGTGGAGCTGCTGCAGGAGAAGGTTGGGCTGTTTGCCGAGATGACCCACTTCCAGGTGGAAGAGGATGGCGGCAGCGGGatgcccctgcccaccctgcccaggGGGCTTTTCCGCTCTGAGTCCCTCGAGTCCCCTCGTGGCGAGCGGCTGCTGCAGGATGCCATCCGTGAGG TGGAGGGCCTGAAAGACCTGCTGGTGGGGCCTGGAGTGGAGCTGCTCTTGACACCCCGGGAACCAGCCCTGTCTGTGGAACCGGACAGCGGTGGTAACACGAGTCCTGGAGTCACTGCCA ATGGTGAGGCCAGAACCTTCAATGGCTCCATTGAGCTCTGCAGAGCTGACTCAGACTCCAGCCAGAAG GATCGAAATGGAAATCAGCTGAGATCTCCCCAGGAG GAAGCGTTGCAGCGATTGGTCAATCTCTATGGACTTCTACATGGCCTACAG GCGGCTGTGGCCCAGCAGGACACTTTGATGGAAGCCCGGTTCCCTGAGGGCCCCGAGCGGCGGGAGAAGCTGACCCGAGCCAACTCCCGGGATGGGGAGGCTGGCAGAGCCGGGGCTGCCCCTGTGGCTCCTGAAAAGCAGGCTACGGAACTGGCATTGCTGCAGCGGCAACACACGCTGCTGCAAGAGGAGCTACGGCGCTGCCGACGCCTCGGCGAAGAGCGGGCGACGGAGGCTGGCAGCCTGGAAGCCCGGCTCCGAGAGAGCGAGCAGGCCCGCGCCCTGCTGGAGCGGGAGGCCGAAGAGGCTCGCAGGCAGCTGGCCGCCTTGGGCCACACGGAACCACTCCCAGCTGAGGCCCCCTGGGCCCGGCGGCCTCTGGATCCGAGGCGGCGTAGCCTCCCTGCAGGCGATGCCCTGTACTTAAGTTTCACCCCCCCACAG CCCAGCCGAGGCCATGACCGCCTGGATTTGCCTGTGACTATTCGCTCTGTCCATCGACCCTTTGAGGATCGAGAGAGGCAGGAGCTGGGCAGCCCTGATGAGCGGCTGCAAGATAGCAGTGACCCCGACACCGGCAGTGAGGAGGAAGGTAGCAGCCGTCTGTCTCCACCCCATAGTCCACGAG ACTTCACCCGAATGCAGGACATCCCAGAAGAGACTGAGAGCCGCGACGGGGAGCCTGTAGCTTCAGAGAGCTAA
- the ARHGEF2 gene encoding rho guanine nucleotide exchange factor 2 isoform X5: MPVTRASQPRRPSSAQQQKAALLKNNTALQSVSLRSKTTTRERPSSAIYPSDSFRQSLLGSRRGRSSLSLAKSVSTTNIAGHFNDESPLGLRRILSQSTDSLNMRNRTLSVESLIDEGAEVIYNELMSDFEMDEKDFAADSWSLAVDSNFLQQHKKEVMKQQDVIYELIQTELHHVRTLKIMTRLFRTGMLEELQLEPGVVQGLFPCVDELSDIHTRFLSQMLERRRQALCPGSTRNFVIHRLGDLLISQFSGPSAEQMRKTYSEFCSRHTKALKLYKELYARDKRFQQFIRKVTRSAVLKRHGVQECILLVTQRITKYPVLINRILQHSHGIEEERQDLTTALGLVKELLSNVDQDVHELEKGARLQEIYNRMDPRAQTPVPGKGPFGREELLRRKLIHDGCLLWKTATGRFKDVLMLLMTDVLVFLQEKDQKYIFPTLDKPSVVSLQNLIVRDIANQEKGMFLISAAPPEMYEVHTASRDDRSTWIRVIQQSVRVCPSREDFPLIETEDEAYLRRIKMELQQKDRALVELLQEKVGLFAEMTHFQVEEDGGSGMPLPTLPRGLFRSESLESPRGERLLQDAIREVEGLKDLLVGPGVELLLTPREPALSVEPDSGGNTSPGVTANGEARTFNGSIELCRADSDSSQKDRNGNQLRSPQEEALQRLVNLYGLLHGLQAAVAQQDTLMEARFPEGPERREKLTRANSRDGEAGRAGAAPVAPEKQATELALLQRQHTLLQEELRRCRRLGEERATEAGSLEARLRESEQARALLEREAEEARRQLAALGHTEPLPAEAPWARRPLDPRRRSLPAGDALYLSFTPPQPSRGHDRLDLPVTIRSVHRPFEDRERQELGSPDERLQDSSDPDTGSEEEGSSRLSPPHSPRDFTRMQDIPEETESRDGEPVASES, translated from the exons ATGCCTGTAACAAGAGCATCACAGCCAAGGAGGCCCTCATCTGCCCAA CAACAGAAAGCTGCCCTGCTGAAGAACAACACTGCCTTGCAGTCTGTTTCACTTCGCAGTAAGA CCACCACTCGGGAGcggcccagctctgccatctaCCCCTCCGACAGCTTCCGACAGTCCCTGCTTGGCTCCCGCCGTGGCCGCTCCTCCTTGTCTTTAGCCAAAAGTGTTTCCACCACCAACATTGCTGG ACACTTCAACGATGAGTCTCCCCTGGGGCTGCGCCGGATCCTCTCACAGTCCACAGACTCCCTCAACATGCGGAACCGGACCCTGTCAGTGGAGTCCCTCATTGACGAAG GTGCGGAGGTGATCTACAATGAGCTGATGAGTGACTTTGAGATGGATGAGAAGGACTTTGCAGCTGATTCCTGGAGCCTTGCTGTGGATAGCAACTTCTTGCAGCAGCATAAAAAGGAGGTGATGAAGCAGCAGGATGTCATTTATG AGCTGATCCAGACAGAGCTACACCATGTGCGGACCCTGAAGATCATGACCCGCCTCTTCCGCACGGGGATGCTGGAAGAGCTACAGCTGGAGCCGGGAGTGGTCCAGGGCCTGTTCCCCTGCGTGGACGAACTCAGTGACATCCATACACGCTTCCTCAGCCAGATGTTAGAACGCCGACGCCAGGCCCTGTGCCCTGGCAGCACCCGGAACTTCGTCATCCATCGCTTGGGTGACCTGCTCATCAGCCAG TTCTCAGGTCCCAGCGCAGAGCAGATGCGGAAGACCTACTCGGAGTTCTGTAGCCGCCACACCAAGGCCTTAAAGCTCTACAAGGAGCTATATGCCCGAGACAAACGCTTTCAGCAGTTCATCCGG AAAGTGACCCGCTCGGCCGTGCTGAAGCGGCATGGTGTACAGGAGTGCATCCTACTGGTGACTCAGCGCATCACCAAGTACCCGGTGCTCATCAACCGGATCCTGCAGCATTCCCACG GGATCGAGGAGGAGCGCCAGGACCTGACGACGGCACTGGGGCTGGTGAAGGAGCTGCTGTCCAACGTAGACCAGGATGTGCACGAGCTGGAGAAAGGGGCCCGCCTGCAGGAGATCTACAACCGTATGGACCCTCGGGCCCAGACCCCGGTGCCTGGCAAGGGCCCTTTTGGCCGAGAGGAGCTTCTGCGGCGCAAGCTCATCCACGATGGTTGCCTGCTCTGGAAGACAGCTACTGGGCGCTTCAAAG ATGTGCTCATGCTGCTGATGACAGATGTGCTGGTATTCCTCCAGGAGAAGGACCAGAAGTACATCTTTCCTACCCTG GACAAGCCCTCGGTGGTGTCACTGCAGAATCTAATCGTGCGGGACATCGCCAACCAGGAGAAAGGGATGTTTCTGATCAGCGCAGCACCCCCTGAGATGTATGAGGTCCACACGGCATCCCGGGATGACCGGAGCACCTGGATCCGCGTCATTCAGCAGAGCGTgcgagt ATGCCCATCCAGGGAGGACTTCCCCCTGATTGAGACAGAGGATGAGGCTTACCTGCGGCGTATCAAGA TGGAGCTGCAGCAGAAAGACCGGGCACTGGTGGAGCTGCTGCAGGAGAAGGTTGGGCTGTTTGCCGAGATGACCCACTTCCAGGTGGAAGAGGATGGCGGCAGCGGGatgcccctgcccaccctgcccaggGGGCTTTTCCGCTCTGAGTCCCTCGAGTCCCCTCGTGGCGAGCGGCTGCTGCAGGATGCCATCCGTGAGG TGGAGGGCCTGAAAGACCTGCTGGTGGGGCCTGGAGTGGAGCTGCTCTTGACACCCCGGGAACCAGCCCTGTCTGTGGAACCGGACAGCGGTGGTAACACGAGTCCTGGAGTCACTGCCA ATGGTGAGGCCAGAACCTTCAATGGCTCCATTGAGCTCTGCAGAGCTGACTCAGACTCCAGCCAGAAG GATCGAAATGGAAATCAGCTGAGATCTCCCCAGGAG GAAGCGTTGCAGCGATTGGTCAATCTCTATGGACTTCTACATGGCCTACAG GCGGCTGTGGCCCAGCAGGACACTTTGATGGAAGCCCGGTTCCCTGAGGGCCCCGAGCGGCGGGAGAAGCTGACCCGAGCCAACTCCCGGGATGGGGAGGCTGGCAGAGCCGGGGCTGCCCCTGTGGCTCCTGAAAAGCAGGCTACGGAACTGGCATTGCTGCAGCGGCAACACACGCTGCTGCAAGAGGAGCTACGGCGCTGCCGACGCCTCGGCGAAGAGCGGGCGACGGAGGCTGGCAGCCTGGAAGCCCGGCTCCGAGAGAGCGAGCAGGCCCGCGCCCTGCTGGAGCGGGAGGCCGAAGAGGCTCGCAGGCAGCTGGCCGCCTTGGGCCACACGGAACCACTCCCAGCTGAGGCCCCCTGGGCCCGGCGGCCTCTGGATCCGAGGCGGCGTAGCCTCCCTGCAGGCGATGCCCTGTACTTAAGTTTCACCCCCCCACAG CCCAGCCGAGGCCATGACCGCCTGGATTTGCCTGTGACTATTCGCTCTGTCCATCGACCCTTTGAGGATCGAGAGAGGCAGGAGCTGGGCAGCCCTGATGAGCGGCTGCAAGATAGCAGTGACCCCGACACCGGCAGTGAGGAGGAAGGTAGCAGCCGTCTGTCTCCACCCCATAGTCCACGAG ACTTCACCCGAATGCAGGACATCCCAGAAGAGACTGAGAGCCGCGACGGGGAGCCTGTAGCTTCAGAGAGCTAA